The following DNA comes from Augochlora pura isolate Apur16 chromosome 6, APUR_v2.2.1, whole genome shotgun sequence.
TTGTATTAAGCGAATATTCATTGATGCTTATACCGCGTTCCTGAAATTCTCGATATTGTCATTTATGTACGACATTCAAGCAGAATTATGTACGAAGTTAAATATGTGGTTCTCTCGTTTATTTTCAACTGTCAGCAACATCGAAAACTTCATAAAACTGAAACGCTTTTTGTTCAATGAGAAATTAAGATGGAAACGTTGagttatatgatattaattaaattcgaatttcgcggaaaaatcgcgcaGGCTACGGGAGGCCATTCCCGCGTCGACAGGATCGTGTTCCCGTCCCTGTAAGTATTTTCTCAGGAACGAAATACCCGTGCTAAATATTCCCAATACGTTACCTATAAATTTTGTCACGGGGTATCATTCGCCACACCCCTTCTCGGACGTAACACGTACCGCGCAGGACATCGTTAGCATTCGCGGCGTACGCGCGTCCCGATGTAATCAGCATAACTGGCCcctttgcttttcttttcaCCGTAATTCTCGGGgtcttttaaaaagtttccaaTTACATTTCGACCTCTccctattaatttcgatattttcgaaatgcttgcgtcgttttttaaatttgatataattttttttctcggttcTATTTAATTCGGTAGCGCGGCCCATTTTGAAAGATGTgagctaatatttttaaatatctaattacttaatctttattattagcagctgcttattattgaaaaataaactatttgaatattaatcgatGTTGGTCTTTCAGCAAGCACTTTGACACTGACTTCTCTGTTACTGCTGTCGTACCCGGTTTTCACCTAAACAGATATTCTTGGAAAACCACGTAAACAGTTGTGGGGATCTAAACTGTCCTTGGAAGCCCTAGAAAAAAGCAACGGCGGAGAGCGAGAAGGACGGCGAAACAGCGAAGCGAGCGAGACAGCGAAAAAACAGTGAAGCGGCGAAACGAATGCCAAACCGGAGTTTGTTTTGAGATTTCTTGTTTTGTGCTGcgagaatttaaattttgtgcTGCCATTACACGTGTCCAAATTGATTCGCCTAATTGAACAAACTTATATTTtcaagcaaaagaattgaattttccttcttatttttaatcagcAATTACTCAGTCGCCAACCCAATCTCGGCGATGCTTACGCGGACAAAAGACGGATCGCAGCTGTCGGGCGCGTGCAAAAggtggagagagagggtgCCAGGTCGGTGAAAGTAAAGTTTTCGTATTCCGGCAAGTTGACAGAGCCGAGTGAAAGGTACCTgctaattaatacttttattcaaCTTCTATCGTGAAAGCCGCGGCTCTACGATAAACCGCTGCCAGACACACACGCTCGTATGCACGGTGTTCGCCTGCGTAAACGCTATCGGAATGGTGAAAAGATGAAAGCTGTCCTTACCGCAATGCAACGACCGCAAAACGTTTTTAATGGTGTTGCGTAATGTCGTGGTACGACGCCGGTATTAGTGGTTCTTACGTGCATATCTTAAAAGTCCTGCACCTGTAACGCGCGACGCCACAGGAACCGTATTAAGCGGTCGTTATCTTTTCAAATCGCTCGCCCGGGGAACATTCTTCCGCCGCGTACTTAACCTTTTACCATGTAGCGTTGCGGGGTCAAGCGATGTTTAACGAATATAAGTATCGCTCGTAATCAAATAAGTATTATATCACTATCCAagtattttcaaatgaaattatcaCAGTCAACAGAATTATAATAGCATTATTCGAGtaacatttcaaattaatttttcgaataaagttttgttccaaataaatgattcttaaactttaaataaaattcttctgtaCACAAGATACTTTTACTCTGCTTTCGTTTACGTTTGCACTGTTATGCGATTCAACTGAATcagtttggtaaaaattagaattgaatttaatttagaattaaaagaacaagaatcaattattttctgtaataaggaaatgacgaatttttgttatttagcgattgtttgcgaaacgaCTTTTCGTCACGCGGACGAACACGTGTTAAGATCGTAGAGGTGAAAAACACAGGTGGTAGTTCTTCGTCTCTTTATTTCGCATGTATGAAATACGAGGACACATTAGCGCGGTTCGAAGGTGAGCCATCTCAGTACATGGAGCCCTTGTCCTCGGGTAGCAAGAAGTAGATCGTCACGTCTCCCTGGGTGGTTTTCACTGTCTCCTGGTGCTTGATCAACCACACGGCAGCCATGCCGTACATCAACGTGGGTATACCTGATGGGACAAATATGGAATACAAATTGACGAATGATCAATTACCGTGGCGACGTTGGTTTAATCACGGATGGGAAAAGCGTCAATGAAAGGAGACACGTTGATCGCAGAAGGACAATGATATCACGACGGGCGCTCTCTCCCCGTTGGTTCCAGACGAGCAGCGGGGGGAACACGAGATCACGTACCAAGGTTCAGGATCTTGATCGCCTTGAAAAATTTGTCCTCGTCCCCGAGGTCCTGCCGCGGCCTCTTGGTGCAGTGATATTTAATGTATGGAAAACAGCCGGTTCTAAGCACGTGGTAATTGCTGCTGCCTACAGGCCAATTGAAGTGCGACATGCCCCTCTGATCGTTGACGATGTCCGCGTACTTCACGAAGTACGACGTCCACGGTGGCTCGTTCGTTTGCCGCAGATAGCTCGTTAAGACCTGTTTGTACCGTAATGACACCGTAGTCACTTTGTATATCCACCTCGTCCATCTGCCGCAAGATGAATCCGTCTCTTTCGTCGATCGTTCGCGGCCGTGGCAAGGGGGTGTCCTATTCGCTACCGTTAGCTAAGGTGCAGAGACGCTCTATCGACGTTCGCTTATGccgatttaattgaaacgttATTTCATTTGAGGTAGCCGGCAAAAAGAACAGCTGCGATTGGCTCTCGGTGGATCTTCCACAAGCCGCATTCCGCGAGCCAATGGCACCGAAGGAATCCAATCGATGAGAGAGACGCGGTAATTCTCACGGTCATAGATTGTGATCGCGACTTTATGGGGACATAAATGCTTCGAAATGTGTGGCGATTCGCGGAGTGGCGACACAGAAATTGTCCCTAATTTCTGaaccaattaattttcgatctTTACACCGTGATACTTTTTGAAGGAGAATGCAAAGATACACCGATTGACGCATTAAAAGTGTATATAAAAGTGAATATTTGATGGTATACCACGTAAAAATCCGTACACAACTTGCCTCCGATGCCGGCGGTTTTGACTTCTTAGAGAACATCCTTGTCCAGATGCCATTTTGACGAACAAGCGTGCTCCGGAGGGTCAGTATCATTAGGGTCATTCGACCGATGGATTATCAACGGGCTCTAATCAACCAAATCTTCGAAGCGAGTCATGGTTGTGCCTGAAAATGTGTGcaacttaatattaataattattattataacagtaataattataattaattttgcttccCGTAATGTAATCacgattttagaaaaatacttttaagcTGTTTACACAATGAACGCTAATGCTTCAACACGGAGGAAATGAAGTCCCGTACAAATTATGGTAATGACGTTATAATGGTGAAATATTACGCGGTGGACGCTCGAACCGCGATTGTTCGAACCGCTCGCGGTCCACACGGGACCCTCGCGGCGGTTTTTAAACCGCCTTTCTAAAATAAACCGGTGGAGAGCGCTGCACAAAATGCCAAGGTTAACGAGAGCGTCAATTCGACCGGGGTAACGGAAAATCATTTAAGCAGGTTTTGTCGCGCTCGCTAACCATGAAAAGACTGTGAATTGTAGTCTGATTGTAGTCGCACGGATCTGGCATCGAGCGATTGATTGGCCACTTTATCATCGGGAATTAGCGAACCGTTTTATTTCATAACCTTCACCGCGTAACTtggaatagaaattgttctgCAGTTACTTTATCGGTCTACAAAGTTctacgttttattttaaagaagtaattttgaaaagtgaaaaattattaactttgattttcaaagaaatatttaaaacaatagtCTGAAATAAATGACTTTAAAATCATATCCATATAAGTTAGACTTGCTCGACAATTCGTTTACCAAGTTTTAAAACACCTAATGctaatataatcatttttttttgtcatttaaaacaatacccaacattatacaaataatattactcaTCTTAAAATCTGGGAAAGCTACTGTTATATATCTAACCGGAAGTCATACAGTTGTAGCAATACGTCCTCTACTTCCACGCCTTTTTATTTAGATCTATTTCAATcactattattaatgtatagcattgtatatataatgtataataattatatttattttgtagcTGTACAAAGAATTTATCGTACCGATGACGAAATAGTTTGACGCGCGTGATTTACccgagaaattaaaatcgatagAGTTTACTGTGTTCTCTTTTCCACAGTGATGCAGTCCCGCTAGCGCTCTATCGGTTCCACGGAGTCTGCGCTGTTACTCACTTTGCGTCACATGCGCAGATCGCCTGGCTTCCGACGAATTTCACGCGACGCGACCGTCCAATGTCGATTCTTCCTTAAGACGCGCTTATCGTTCGCACGTTCTCCCGTTCGAGACACTTTACGCAGCTTCGATCCTATTTATAGTTACCATTCGAGCGAATAATACACATTTATCTCGTCACGCGTATATTATGAAACTCGCGTGATCGAGAGGTTAGCGACACCCACTGGGTCACGATATATACCAAACACGTTCCGGCGCTACCGTCGAATCCGGTCAACTTCCGGAGCGGTccttttaaattctttcttaATCCTTCACATTTTAAAGATGCTATAAAATACGATTGAGAGGTTAGGTTgccttaaatatattttatacaatactagcaaacctggcgaactccgtttcgccaccagatggcttcgttttttgtaatatttagtttggggattaaaagatgaagaaaagttattttttttgttttataaaccatattggtttgtagtacatgctatgtatcagagatggcgctgtatgtgaaaaatgattttccctgttttcctgcttttctgttgaaatttttccagaattttggttgctataaacctcgcGAAgtccgagacctttccaacgaatgcaaaaccgtggaaatcggttcgtgcgttctggagttatagcgtcaggaaggaaaacccaacttatttttatataatagatttagCGGACAAAAGAATCatttttacgataaatataGGTCTGCAATGCTaggaaatagtaattataatggcaatgtattttaaaataattcctctttatttttctgtgccagttatttcatatttctaaaAGAGGTTACGCCAAaacggaaatattaaaattaagcaCTATTTGAAAGGTATTAAATCAGAGAGTGTATCCGAAAAATTCAGAAGGTAAATTCCAGCGGACGTTAATCTTTAGAATTTTCTGAAGCtttacgatataatatatatttctttaatttatctttttatttaaaaagttctgTATATATTGGTAATGAAACTAACTATTTTTTTAGTATGTAATTTTGTTCATCGTTCTCTACTTTTCCCTTTTACTGCATTTTATATGCTAATTCTTTCTCGCTCACGCCCAACATATTGTCATTGTTCGAACTAGCCGACAGATGTTATCGCTTTCTACACTTCCTCGGCGATATTGGGACGGAGAGCACGTGTCAGTATAGGGACCCGTTAAACCTGACGATGTAACGGAATCGATATCGCATTTGTGGTACCGCACGCGTTTGATTCAACGTCGTTCTCGGTGATTCGTTTACGGTAATGAAGCTGCTATTGCGTTTACTATGAATCTGCATATATCACGCGTCAACGTGTATACATAAAGAACGCGAAGCTCATCGGACGCTCTGaagcttaaataatttttttaattttttaaaagcttctgttattttatatctttagaaatagaaagaaataggaaatgtaatattttgacTAATTATATCGTCTATTGTAATgcacaattaaattaatgtacaatttaaattttataatttaatgtatattctGTCGTTACATGGAACTGTGAACATATATTACGCGTACATAAATTGTAGATCGTGCTGTTGCAACagcaaaagagaaaaagacaaaATCCTTGTACCATTTAGACTGACGAATCGTGGTTTTTGATGATGATAACTTTGACGCGCAAGGCGTAGAAAATAACAGAGAATTATGAGAGCGGATATAATGTGCTGCTGACAACAGTTACGAAGACAGTGTCTAATTTAGACAGGCcattttgtaatatacttACAAGTAGTTACAAGCGCTCAAACTAAAAATCACACAAGCGGAACGTGTTCCTTATAATTTATCACACGCTGAAACGCTATCATTTATTGCTTAAACGCCATCATTTATTACTTACAACCATTTTTTTAtccattattaatatcaaacttcgagtttatttttcacgaagaaaattttcctATTCAAACTTTTATTGGTTTCTAATGTATAAAACAGATAAATTATCATCGATGTTGCAATTCACGTAATTAATACTTCTAAAATAACACAGTAAATCTGAACCTAACTTGCAAAAAAATAACATGGAcgatatcaattttcttatccCAAACTATGTTACTTAAAAAACCATTGAATCgaaggaatttaaaaaatagaacgaTGCGTTAAAAAATAGCTTAATCGTTTCTTAATTCTCTGTTTCAGGTAAGTTCGATCAAGTTCTCTCATATCCCAGTAGAGCAAGTAACGATTCTTCGATCTGTACATCGCAGCTTtagttttcttctttattctagtagtttttaaaatgtgtTTGTAAAATGTGGCCTTTAAAATTTGGTACATTGAATTATTGTTGACCGACGGTATGTCACCCGGATGATGTTCTCAGTAGAAAGCGTCGTAgaagacataacctaacatcgTGTCATTATAGGAGGCATTTGGAGTGTTTTGAAGCATCCGATCTTTCGCGACAAAAATACATCGGCCAGGATTCCGGTCATCGTTTAATTTCACGCGACTGGCAGGGTAGAACCACTAGAATTCGCGTAGGGTTACCACACCCAAGATCGTTTACACGTATAACGTATCCACGTCGGCCGCGGCGCGTTATAAATTGCCCCGATTTTTCCGAAAGGTGCGGCTCTCgagttacatttatttacataactACGACCACGTTCGTTTTCCTGCATTAACGAACACTGGTCCGGGTCGGTTAGCCCGGCAGGCCATAACATTATCAGCGGGAACAAGAGGAATGACACGATTCCTACGCTCGAGGACACACACCGTGGAAGCATCGCTGTCATATTGGATTACGTTGACGTGCTAATTCGGCTCGGGGTACAGGAAACGCTTATCTCACGCCGCAGGTAGACCGGCTCTTCCTAATGGACCGGGTCCATGGAAAATTGATACTTTTTTTGCCAGCGTACCGCGTTTATTAATCCCAGAGGATCGGCCGGCTATGTGCATAGAGAAATATACACATACAGCTAAGAACATACAACTGTAACAGTTGTATACAGCTGAGAACTGCGTACAAATAAGAGGCGTGTCTAACGTGTCTAAACCTATCCGAGACGTGTATAAAGTAACGAGACTGCcgttgtataatatatacaattaaccctttctcGAATCGACTACCTCGAACCTATTTATTCGCAAAATAGCGAGTCGTGTTTCGAGCGAACTATTGAAATGCAGTCGCCGCGGAATGTATCGCcatatttacgaaataaataccTTTATAGTTTTtcagaggttatgtcaggttatttaGTTCGATCGGTGACGAGAGGAAAAGATTTTGGGAACAAAAACATGAatcttctttcaatttttctattcgaatCTATggttttctaaaaaattattttcggttatatactaaatatattatgacataacctgacgaACGGCCAAGGATACGCTTGTGACGAGAGTCGCCCGACAATATCGCGGAAACACGATCCCGCCGTGGACCTTGTTTCTGGAACACACTCTATCCGAACGTATTTATGCCCATCTCTATAAATACATTCTTATGCGGTATGCGATCCTCGCTGTTTGTCTAAGGTCTACACCCATGTGGGTGCCCCCACACGCATCCGACACACACGCGCGTAAACACCAACGGGACAAGCTCCGTGATGCAGGCAACGCGTTACTTATTTCGATGGGGGTCTACGATTTCCACAAGATAAATGATGCAACGGCCATCTGCCTCGTCGAGTGGATTCGCTTCTTCGTTATGCGCCTCGTACCGCGCGTGCGCGCCCGCAGCAACCGCTCGCTTGCTAGCGAACCCGCGAAAtcgtggaaaattgaaaatcctAAGAGTTGCGCGCGGATACCGACTTAACGGGATTTGCAAAAAAGACCTTTCCCGTTGCGTACGGTTCGCGTGATTGCCTCTTTTATTCACGTTCGCTCGGCGAAGTGTAGCGGAACTGATGCTCATGTTCCTCCTTTgggtttgaatattttttttttatagtccTCGGCTTTTTTTGTTGGACCTCGCTTGATCGGAGATTCAATGAAGTTTTCTATGTAGGATAGGATCACTTTTATTGTAGGTTTAGATACCTTCAATATTTCTTCCGATTTGACAATTTGATAATTTGATCACTTTGTTCAACATACTCAAAGCTCAATTTTCATAgtaataaagtttattagaaTTTCCAAGACGCGATAAGGTTATAAAAGACATTATGAAAAatcctttttatttcccttCCAATTTCGCAAGAATTTTGTTAACTCCGGTATCCAAGAATTCGTTTAGATAATTTGGTCTCTCGCTGACCGGATAACAGCAGTCTTCCCTCGATATCTTTGCGGTGTCGCGGACCAGCGCGGTTCGTGGTTAGACACGGACGCAGTCGAAGAGAAATTGTAGATTCGGTTTCTGTCTTACGACCCGGTCTTCTTCCCTCTCGTTCCTCGAACccgttccttttttcccttcttctttcgtttcatttcagGCGGGAACGGGACCGAAGGTAGCGACAGCAACCACTGCAGATAGGCTCTGTGTACCGTTTCTTAAGTATTACCTTTCTCCAATCTTAGCCGGCAGGTTCTCTCACGGCTAGCCCCGCCGATGACTCGTTATCTTCCGGTTCGATGGACCGAGATATTTCGTCGATCGGCGATCTCGAAAATATCGGATTTTATGGTTCGCAGAGTAGTTTTATCTTCGCGTGTCGCGCTGGAGTTAATGCTGCTGTTTTCATCTACACGTCGTGGTTATAGGTCGTCGATTCTtattagtagactgcggattttatacatgtGTAGGGATTTACCGCGTGCTTGCGAACGTTCTGAAGGACGTTATTTCAGTAATGTAAAACGCATGTCTAAATAGTCTTTTCcatttcattctttattttcgtatATG
Coding sequences within:
- the LOC144470932 gene encoding uncharacterized protein C15orf61 homolog isoform X1 — encoded protein: MTLMILTLRSTLVRQNGIWTRMFSKKSKPPASEASCVLTSYLRQTNEPPWTSYFVKYADIVNDQRGMSHFNWPVGSSNYHVLRTGCFPYIKYHCTKRPRQDLGDEDKFFKAIKILNLGIPTLMYGMAAVWLIKHQETVKTTQGDVTIYFLLPEDKGSMY
- the LOC144470932 gene encoding uncharacterized protein C15orf61 homolog isoform X2, translated to MTLMILTLRSTLVRQNGIWTRMFSKKSKPPASEVLTSYLRQTNEPPWTSYFVKYADIVNDQRGMSHFNWPVGSSNYHVLRTGCFPYIKYHCTKRPRQDLGDEDKFFKAIKILNLGIPTLMYGMAAVWLIKHQETVKTTQGDVTIYFLLPEDKGSMY